The Schistocerca nitens isolate TAMUIC-IGC-003100 chromosome 6, iqSchNite1.1, whole genome shotgun sequence DNA segment TGTAGAAACGACTAGATACACTTAGGAACCCCAAATTTACCAGACTCAAACCTGTCCCTTACTGGCTTCTTTCACTGAAGTGTTCACTGTTAGGACCCCCAGGGGTCAGAGGCAACTTGGGGAATGCTACAGACCCGGCAAGCACTTGTCCCCTTGTCTCAAGAGGCCAACATATTTTATAAAACAACTGGAACAATGTAATGTAACATAATGTAATAATGTCAACCAATTTGAGCCCTCAGTCAATACTTATTATAGCACCAAGCCATATTTTATGATCGGTTACAGATAACTATGACTACAATTAATCTCAGAAAAAACCTGGGTACAGCTGTaataatttaagtttttcattcagaATTTGAAGGTGAGGTAACAGTATAGTGTTATTTTGAGTAgttatttcaaataaaatgaaccctaataataataaaaatagattCTAATAGTAACATTAGACCTACCTATCAACCATCAGTAATACCTCCTCTTCGACAATCGCCACCCACCAAACCAGGAAGGCCTTTCCATACAGCCAGCCACCAATGGTAGGCACACAGCCAGCCATCAAAGGTAGACACATCTGTAGTGaagagcagtccctctccaaataaaTCAAGGGTATCACAGAGGCCGAAATTATCTTCCCAGCCTTGTGCAGAATATACCTCCTGTGCCTTGTCTCTCAGTCATTCATAACTTCCCACATACCTGCAGTCTGGACACAAAGCTGCACTCTCCTCGTgcgccacccaggactggagcaactgaatcacattcgctgcaagggtttcaactacctcttgttgTCTCCCGAAATGAGGAATACCCTATCCACTATCcctacccctcccacagtggtattctgctaccCATCTAgcgtacacaatatccttgtccatccctactccacccctgctcccaacccattGTCTAATAGTTCATAACTTCAcaatagacctaggtgcaagacctgttccaCACATCCTCCCATCATCACGTAGTCCAGTCTGGTCACAGACAACTCCTAtgccatcagaggcagggctacctgtaaaagcagtcatgtgatcaacAAATTAAGCTGTACCACTATggtgctgccttggacatgacaatTAACAAGCTGTTTGACTGCATGAATTGCCAGCGACAAACTGTGATCAAGAGACACCTAGACCACCcatttgctgagcatgctgcccaacacaatgtgcttcacttcaatgacatcTTCACAGCCTGCATCAAATTGATCTTCCTactaacatcagcttttctgaattgtgcagatgggacctctccctgcaatatatcataCATTGCTGCCCCCTCCACGGCCATCAACCTTTACTTTTCGCTACTCCCTGTCAATCATcttccttccctgctcccactccagaatttattccaccaacacacccacttgTCTTTTTTCCCGTTCTCTACTTTTTGCATTTTCTGGCTCCCTCTTCTAAAGCCTCCCGAATTCACCCATCAACTGTTCTCCGTCCCCCACAATGTCCTTGCACACTCCCACATGCAGCACAACTTCCCACACCCCTAACAagactcctccttacccccatcaccCACATCAGATTGCTTGTGTCATCAGGCATGTTCCAGTCTGCAGTCTGACCACAGACAGTTGTCATGTGTGTTCAAGTTGCACTTGTgagaatgtgtgtgtatttttggcTTCAGTGGCCTGCCAGCTGAAAGATGAAATGTTtagcattctttttgttgtgcctgtctgtgattgaAAGTCTcctggtgagcagcaatctatccttttcataatattgtcttcattccatcctggactttccattgtttgaaaaattaattaaaatattttgtgacaaaaGTTCAATATATTTATTGCCCAATACAGCAAGTGCAATTTTGCTGTAAGCCGTATATAAATTAAATGGAAGAATAAGAGCAGGAATATGTAAAGTGTTAAAGCTGCAGTCATCACTCCAAGTGTGAGAGCACCTGACTGCATTGCAGTCATCACTCCAAGGAGTGGCAAAGTGGGGAAGCAAGCATTGCTGCCTTCTGATCTGTTGTTGGTTCACTCTTCTTTCAAGCCCATGGCTTGGCCATCTGGTGGTGCAGGTGGATATTTCGTGTGGGTGTTTGATTGTCTACTCTCATGACCCCGATTAGAATGTTGAAGTATTGAAGACTGAAACTGAGTAACCTTCTTGCATGTGGGAAAACATTACATTCAATATGAGAAATCATTTCTTTGCATGAATGCCTTCTAACTCGAGCTATCACACTAACAGAAAAGTTATCACTTGAAACACCAACTTTATTAACATGATTATTGATTGTGACATCATGGAGTGTATTTGGAACTTTCACAAAATATGATACAAACTCTCAAAGTGGGTCATATGCTGTCCATTGAATGAAAAAGTCACACGTGCACACTTAACATATTATTTCTTCAGCCAGAGGAACACAATCTATTCTGATTGTTGTAGAAAACTTTAAGACACTTCACAAATTCTTCATTTCTGGTAACATTATTCTGATCCCTCCATTCACCCAACTACCTTActtttacaatattttcttttatgataagaAATAATAGTGTCACTGAGTCATGTGTAAACTCAATTTCAGCAATTTCAGTGAAATATTGTATACTGATAACTAAATACTGGTTAAACTTAGGGgcgtgcgaccccccccccccccccacacacacaccactaaGAAGTATGATATGGCTTGTcatgagaaaaaaaaatcgtattGTAATCATCTCAGTCTTACAAGCATCTTGCAACTGGTATATGTGGCTAAAATTAACCTATAAATAATCATATTGTGCTTCAGATATTCACATTTATGTCTCCTATCTCAATAAATATAACTGATTAACAGATTTTAAATCAACAGTAACATCGACCGAGTTGCTTTCATAACAACAACTAATATTAAACCTTATCTACATGCTACATACAACTCAATTTCATTTCTCCATTAGAAGCAAAGTGTACAATACTTCTTCTTTACCTTAAGTCAAACGCTAAACTGGTTCTCCAGTTTTTATTTTATGGTTATTTTTGCACACCGATCTAATAATATGTAGCTTTCAAGTTTCTATTCAAGAAAAAGTTAATGGCGTCAATCATTACAGTGTGCTTCATTTTGACAGCTGCAATAGTCTGCATGGACTCCACTGGGATAAAATACCATGAATGCAGACACAACTGAAGCCACCCGATTGCTTTCTTGGATCCCGATAGTTCCAACAAACACAGTCAATCGTCATTTCATTCAATAACACATTAAGAAACATTTGAAACAGGGAAGAAATAAATTGTTGCAGGGTTGTCATATGCATCACAAACACACGAATCCCATAGTATCCATACTTCCTTGTTTACAAAATTTCTCTTTAGtaacttatttttgtatttacaactGTGGTAACATAAGAACAGTTGAGAACAATGAACTCTGATACTCTCCTGTAAAGTTCTCCATTATTTTCACACACACTGTCCCAGTTATTATTTTTTGAGGAATATTTTCTCAAATAACCTAATGAATTAACACTAGAAAAAACACACTTAACTCCTTGTAACAGATTTAGATATATTGCACAAAAGATAAATAATTAACTTAGCTTTCTTATCATTATCAATGAAGTTGTTATAAGCAACACATGGGATTTCTCATTCTCATATTTATGTGTTAATTTCACAGATTCTGCAAATAATTTGTTACTTTCATCCTCAAAGTATCTTTTCTTCTTCAATCTTCAGCAGCCAATAAGAGACCCTAAGAAGCTGTTACATGCTTCTATATgtgtattttttggtatttgtaaaTAAGACCACTTGCTTTGGTCCttgcaaattttaatttgtttatatacagtgaaacctctttataacgttcctccatataatgttttcctctatgttacaTCCGTTTTTTTCAGTCccgactaaaagcccatataaacaatgttaaattttcctctttactgtgtttcctctatattacaatttcctccatgtaacactcatatttttggaaccctggtcaattatttacctctttgtaatgtttaagtgactggatgtagacacATCATTTTCCGttttgtggattcacagtttgcaCTGGCTCAGGAAGCCCACGCTGAGCATGTTTCACATGTCAGCGGCAGAACCCGGTCATGTGACATGTGACACACATTCTGCTTGCCATCTTTTTGGCGTCATTTCAGTTGATGCTTTGTATTCATAGGGTGGTATGTGAGCTGAGCAGCAAACAGTGCATGTGTCTAGTGAGAGTGTGTCttcgatataatttttttttttttttttttttttaagctttcaTCAGTGGACACGAGTGAAAAGTGGAAGAACATTTCTCTGGAAGAGAAGGTTACTGTTATTAAAAAAGTGGGGGCATCTCCTGGTGTGGGTAGTGTGGAGCTAGCGAAGCAGTTTGAACTGGCCCACTcaacactattatgaaaaacagatcaTCGATAATGGAAGAgtttgagaattgtggaaattcGAAACACATGCATTTGAAACCATTGACTTACAATGAAATGGAGGAACttttattaacttggtttcagagaatttgatgccaaaatggggagtgctgcaagaaaagtgctgctgtttgtggatagatgtgcggcacatccaccagacgtatcctttctgagaaatgtgaaagtaatATTCCTGCCACCCAACTGCACCAGCCATATGCAACCTTTGGACTTGGGAATAACACAAGCCCTTAAGGTTAAATATAGGGCAGCCCTTGTAAAAAAGGCTTTGACCAAAGAAAACCGGGAAGCCAGCAGAGCTCACAAGTGAAGCTGAATGTTTTACaggcaatgaatttaattatgCACTCATGGAGGGAAGTCAgtgttgaaactattaaaaactgtttcacaaaagcggGATTCTGTCAGAATGAGATGGCAGCTAGCTCCTGTGGAAGATGTTGCAGGCGATTTGCAAGAGTTTcaggaattaataggcagtgattctgtcacttttgaggactttatgtctgtggatgacaacgtggcaaccacaggagtacaaagtattgaggagctgactgcagagagaagctTGAAGAATAACAGTGGTAAtgaaagtgacagtgacaaggaagatgaccctgttccctcatatactaaggcagctgaagcctttgaaacattcaggaGATATATAATGGCCCATAGACATGAGGACAGAAGAGTAGTTCCAACTTGCTCATTTGGAGCAAGAAATGATTGCCGTAGAGTCtaggagaaatagaaaacaaacatgcttgcttgaatattttaaaaaatcataggtaTGGGGTTTCAGATTGCATAGGTTCCtagagttttgtgcaaatttaagttccatttcataatttaattattaaagttATTTTTTTGTAACTTAACTTTTTTTAATCTgtatcatttactgtgtttttatgtaatatgttcagtatatcataaacaaaatttggctcatattctataattgggtcaactgaagaatgggataccacctgtcagctttggacaatgatgtcatatcttaagaatctgttataactttttacagtacaaactgatcaatttaatttcaCCCATTCACCTACCAGGCCctatgttttaattacaaaacactaatcatttgatacattgatcatttgcaatgaatatcatattatagtgttgtgaaaatttaaaatgtcgtctatggcaccatttgtcgaagctgattagtggtatcctgatcttcagtaatgccctataattattaatttgaagccttcctctttatagtgttttcctctatacagtgttcagaatttgtggtcccttgaaaaacgttatatagaggtttcactgtactgTTTAATCAGGTTCACACAATTCAAATTTCAAACATATAGTATTAATTCCATAAGCCAGCTATTTATTGGCACTGATACATACTAAATACTTTTCAACTTACTATGGCAACAGGACTTATATGTTTGTACAAATCTTACTAGAACAGTAATGTTGATTGAGAAAAATGCAATACCTTGAAGCCAAACATACATAAAAGTGTCACGACCTTGAAACTCTAACAAATATGCTGGAAGAAGCCAGGCAATTTGTGCAGAAATCCAAAGGACAAAAAAAGTAGCAGCTTGCTTGCTCGGTATTGCTATGAAAGGCACACAGACAGGTAACACAGATAAGAACCATATAAAATATTGTGACGTAACAACAGTATTATACGTTACCATCACAATTGTCTGGGCCAAAACACAGAAATCAAGGTCTTTCCTGGACCCATAAACAAATGAGAGTACTATCAATAACACAAATTGcggaaaaacaacaaaaattcttTGCCAAAGTGGAAGTGGTACATCAGAAGTCAAGTACAGCATATAGAAATAGACTGAAAAATTATGACGTGTATCACGACGAGCAATGTGGTACAGAAAACTTTCATGAAGGAACTGGTAACCGTATAACCAGTAAAAGAATAATGTTGTTACTGCTAATACAACAACAAATGAAACTGCAAATTTCAACTGTTGCCTGTCTGGAAAAAGCATTGAAAATACTTTTCCTAGAGACGTCTGCTTCTCCTCCTGAGAAGCAGAATCACCCTTTACAGATATATAAATAGGTAATGTAAATACAAGAGGATATAGTCTAACATGGGTCGCAATTGCATGAATTATTCCAGTCATAATGCTACAGCCCTTCTGCACAGACAATAATGATGCCAAGACCAGAGCAGCTGAAATTGCATCTGCATTCCCCCGAGTACAAATAACTATGGGAAATGGATTGTAGAGCCACATTAGTGAGCAATTAATAGCAATAGTTTGACTACATCCCTTAGTCAGAAGCAATCGGTGAATGATATATGCAACAACAATatcaataaatgaaaacaaaacctttCCAAATGctgggtgaaacaaaacatttGGAACTAAAAATGCTGCTAACAGAGGTGTATATCGGTAGGTATGTCTGTCATATGGGGACCGTCCTGAAACTATATGATGTGCAGCATCTGTGAAGACATGGTAATCTATATCTGTATATTGGACAACATAAAGTTTGTCATGAACTTCACCATATATTACAAGTAAGAGCCTTATAAAAAAACCAACTAAGCAATGCAAATAAATGTTGGACACTGCCATTGTTTTCACTGCTTATTATTATCTCTTGATACAATTTTAATATTAAAGCATGTTCTTGCAACTATGTAATAGAGAGAACTATGTAtttaatttacaatttatttaCATGCATTTTCTACAGCCGAGTCCCTGCTTCCCGTGCAGCTTTCTGAAGACAAGTAGTCAACTTCTTAAATTCTTGTTCACACTCAGAATGTTTAATATTGTCTCTGCTCAGCACACAGGTGGCATACTGACTTGCTTCAGTGCTGCACTTTGAAAGAAGAAATGGATACTTCCTTAATCGTGCACGAGCTGCTTGCACTGCTTCCATGGTGCCTGGTACtgcaacagaaagcacacacattacatttgctctctctctctctctctctcactctctctctctctctctctctctcacagtaCTAATTTCATAAGTTATATGGCATACCTGAGTAAGTCCTGTTTTGTATATCTGCCTCTACAaaatactgtaattattctaaAGGTTTGATTTTAAAGGTTTGATTTTAAAACTTGTCAAATACAAGAGCTGCTggtttgcagacaggcacaacaaaaagactgtgacaaataaagctttcggccagtaaggccttcatcaaaaatagaccacacacacacacacacacacacacacacacacacacacacacacacacacacacaaaaatcactcacatgcaactcgcacacacggctgcagtctcaggtaactgaTGCCATACTGCAagcagcagtaccagtgcatgatgggagtggcgactgagtgggggtaaggaggaggctggggcagggagggggagggatagtagggtagagatgccggacagtgcagtgctgctggggtgcatgcagggacaaggtggagagagggcagGTGCAGTCACGAGGTTACACGGAggacaggggagaggtgggggagggtggagggagggggaggtagcagaaaaggaaagaagtaaaaagactgggagcaatggtggaatgagggttgtgtagtgctcgaatgggaacagggagggggctggatgggtgaggagaatggctaatgaaggttgaggccaggagggttatgggaacagagtatattgcaaggagagtttctacctgtgcaattcagaaaatatGTTTATCGGTGACCgttcatgcccacataaaatacagcacagtagttgcagcttagcttgtagaacacatgactggttccacaggtagccctgcctttgatgggataggtgatgtttgtgacccgACTGGAGTAGATGGTcttttacagggatatgagccttgAGGTAATGGGTTGGAAGCAGGGGATATGTAGGGATGGACGGCAtactgtgtaggttcggtggaataccactgtgggaggggtgggaagggtagtacgaaggacatttctcatttcagggcatgatgagaggtagttgaaaccctggaggAGAGTTGCTCCAATCATCTGtccctacacaatccctgctcccaacctcatggctcatatccctataaTAGACCCAGATGCAAAAGCTGTCCCATAGATCCTGCCACCATcaactactccagtccagtcacaaacatcacctatctcatcaaaggcagggcacCCCATAAAATCAGTCTTGTGATTTACAAGCtcagctacaaccactgtgctgcattctatgtgggcatgacaaccaaaaagctgtctgtctacatgaatggccaccgacaaagtgTGGCCaacaaacaagtggaccaccctgttgctgagcatgctgcccaacacaacatccttcatttcaatgactgattcacagcctgtgccatatgaatacttcccaacaacaccagcttttctgaattaaacAGGCagtaactttccctgcaatatagccTACGTTCCCGTAACACTCCTGGCCTTAACCTtctttagtcactgtcctcatccatccagccccttccttGTACCCATCCCAATGCTACACAACCCTCATTCCACCATtgtacccagtctttttacttctccctCTTTCTGctactcccctcccccaactctcccctgccctccatctaacctcccaaatGCACATAACTGCCCTACCCTCTCACACCTCATCCCTacacactccccagcagcactgcacCGTCCCCCACCCATATACTACTATCCCTCCCCTTCTCTGCCCCAACATCATCCTTCCCCCACcctgttgccactcccatcatgcactgatgctgctgctcgcagtgtggtttcagttgccagaTACtgaagtcgtgtgtgtgtgtgtgtgtgtgtgtgtgtgtgtgtgtgatctaggtCAGGGGTAAATTACCGGATAGGATGAAAAAGGAATGGAgtcttggtgaatagattttttttatccatccaattacataatattttcaaaaattgattattgttGTTGCTATATCAGTCATGGAATAGTCAGTCTGCAGTTTGAAAGTGAACAAGTAACATCTATTTCCTACAGGCATGCAGTGTTGATTCCCACCTCAATTACGCATATGCTCTAAGTGTAACCACATCAGCAACTGCGAACCTCCAGAACTTTCATGTACAAAAACTTTCACATAGTTACAGTACTTCGAACTGATGAATATGTGAATGAATTGTGTTGTGATTAACACATACTGTGAAAGGTTATTGTCATCGGAGCGAGTGACTACTGGACAAGGTGATGTTACTTATGGACTGATTTAAATGAACTATTACATACAGTGTAATTACAGTACATCTGATGAATCACTAAAAGGACTGTGGTAAATTTGAACAGTCATTTTTAGATAAAtgtgaactgttcattttgtgCCACAACTGGAAACTTTGGCACTGTAATTGAAAATGATCACAGTATTTAATAACTGACCTcagctactcccccccccctccccccactaccaATCAGGCCCAAATCAtcttgcaataccttctctccacCCGCAAAATTTTCCTGTTATGCAATCTCAAATTCCTTGATCCCATATCACACAttgaaacttgtgtgtgtgtgtgtgttttactgaactATAGTGTCGTGCAAATAAACGAGCAAACATCACTGCACACTCAATTGGACTTTCTACTTTTCAGTGCTTGAGACTGGTGCTGCCAAGGAAAGCATAAAATCCAAGTCAGTTCCATTGCAGGCTCTATGCGTTGTCATTTACATGATCACTGTGCACTATAGTTAGAGAATGTTTCATGTGCTCTTCTGTCATTTTTACACTTTCACTTGCTACCACTTTAATGTTTTGTGGTTGTCTTGCTTAAAGTTTCTTTGAAATATCTGAGACAAAATTGCCTTGTGGCTTTTGAAAACAGGTATAGAGCTTGTTAGCTAATCTACTACTCACTGATAATACCACATCATCAGTGGTGTAGCTGTATGTAGAGCTATGCATAGACTGGAACCCATCAGCTGTAGTTTTCTCTCTTCTGTAAGATAGTGTTGAGTGTTGAcaataaagaaatttcaaaattaaattgacCTAGGTCACTTTTTCAAACCTTTTCTTTGTCTACACCTCAGTCTGTTACATAATTGTCTGCTTCTCCACAAACCCTTGGTAGTAATTATCTGGAAGAAATCACATATCCAGTCTTATGTTTGTTGATAAAAGTAATTGAAGCTGTGAAATTGTCCAGACCAAACACTTTTAGATGCTTCTAGGGCCCACATCTGCAGATACTTATAGTGATCAGTAGATCCATATGTTCTTGCCCTATTAAACTGTGACACTGCATACTGTTTTAAAGTTTGACAGAAAGTTcaagtcacagacatgatacaggatttgagatggacaacattaaaacaaaagcgtttttcgttgcggcgaaatcttctcacgaaatttcaatcaccaattttttcctccaaattcgaaaatattttgtttacgccaACCTACTTTATATTCTTGACTCAAATTATGTTTCCGTATTCAGCATATCACAAAGTTGCCTCTAACATTTGAACAATGTTCATTGAATTATTTTGTCTCATGATACTGATGTATACTCTTTACACTCCAACCCACAACCGAACACTCCAGAAGATGGCCTCTTACAGCAGCTGTACTATTCACAAAACCAGAGTAAGTATTTGTTCAAATATGTACAATATGCCATCGCTGGATGGCACTAATAGACAACAGCCAAGTTTTGCATGCAGATGGCTCTTACCACCTTTCTCGTATGAGTGATTTATATTCTAAGCACATTTTAGTGTGAGATCATGTACTTACCTTGTTAGTaatatttcacacaaaaaattcactGCATCATTACGGCTGCTAACTgtccaaaatacattcagcccttgATATGTACATTTTACAAAAACTTCATTAACTTATGTCGCCCCTACGGTATGACTATGGTACACAACTCATATCCGGTAGAAAACAATATAACAGTCAGCAGAAATCATAATGTCAAAGATGTCAATCAGCCTTTTAACAGCATGTGTGGCTAACTATTACAGTCCTGTAGTTACTATGGAGAAAAAACTACAAGGCCTCACACGAACAGATCATCCTATGGCATGTTTCGTGTCACATGCATGCATACATATTTCAGCATTACATTTTGCAATTATCAAGACCAGTGATGTTTTGGCACGTACAAAGAAAAGAGTTACATCATCATTCATTTCATTATTGGTACTTCTTATACAGGCTAGTAAATGATACTTCATTGAAGTTCACATTAAATTACTTCATACCAATCAAACAGGGTACCCCACAGTTGTGAAAGTCTGTAgctctatagtgcgtttaaaattagttgcgacttttgacgtttggctcgcCGGAAGGGATGTGACACCACTGCCCAGGTAACATAAATGGCAAGTCAGCTTTCCCTACCACGCTACCAGCAGTTCGGTTGGTAAAGTGCCCCTGTTGCAAAGCCGGGGGTAAACAGTACCACGTGGTGTGGTGCTTCACTCGCTTCTGCATTCGTTAGCTTCTTTGTAAAGTGTTACTTTTGTCCTTGAAGTCTTCTGCTGTTCTCAGATGTTGTGAATGAGTGTTCTTGTGTTAGTGTTGCTTTGATAATAATAGTGCAGCTTGTCTGAACACGAGATATGCAGTGAAAGAGGTCGTTGAAGAACACATTCACTGGCTGCGAAGATAATGAGCCATGGAAGGGGAATTCCAATCCGTGGCCAAGGTCACGAATGTGTGACCCTGTGCACAGTTATTT contains these protein-coding regions:
- the LOC126262259 gene encoding GPI mannosyltransferase 1, with product MAVSNIYLHCLVGFFIRLLLVIYGEVHDKLYVVQYTDIDYHVFTDAAHHIVSGRSPYDRHTYRYTPLLAAFLVPNVLFHPAFGKVLFSFIDIVVAYIIHRLLLTKGCSQTIAINCSLMWLYNPFPIVICTRGNADAISAALVLASLLSVQKGCSIMTGIIHAIATHVRLYPLVFTLPIYISVKGDSASQEEKQTSLGKVFSMLFPDRQQLKFAVSFVVVLAVTTLFFYWLYGYQFLHESFLYHIARRDTRHNFSVYFYMLYLTSDVPLPLWQRIFVVFPQFVLLIVLSFVYGSRKDLDFCVLAQTIVMVTYNTVVTSQYFIWFLSVLPVCVPFIAIPSKQAATFFVLWISAQIAWLLPAYLLEFQGRDTFMYVWLQGIAFFSINITVLVRFVQTYKSCCHSKLKSI